One part of the Oenanthe melanoleuca isolate GR-GAL-2019-014 chromosome 26, OMel1.0, whole genome shotgun sequence genome encodes these proteins:
- the C26H6orf132 gene encoding uncharacterized protein C6orf132 homolog yields the protein MKKHHPHSVQGTFSRLFGKRHSSPSATSLFATNPPWIFTQEVTSDSAGGTGDVIEVYYGDNRFGTVTDSGTATLKPRPRVRPLLTFLPLNAQESHGVAVPTPSVPEDFEEKAALGSGSQLNGNYRMYSSVGDLRPQALDGGDLDEDIPPPPSVPPPPPPAVPPPLASPVPPPPEMLPPPPPELVPPPPAMAAPPPPSSALSSPSTPAPPDFIPPAPPGARDPAAFTPGISKWKSETVLNTRQADAEGPLCPAEAGLPAAPSPKESLQPKPEPHLTFPRSFKVPPPAPARSSSIPVQEAQPGRQQPVPRQPHARPPLPPCFTIRPAAKARLGEAEQRNSGLRQGVGKSAVPPPLSPKPGPGLSQGVNAAGRRSPLPGSEGEKIPQLKTAGTDSPPKSEPLTANDLDLPPPDYPSCEDDWKDANNLNKLRDELSALLRSPRREERPLDRPGAPQPLDSAPSRAGSREPGPSEPQLARKDTGLSRGGESEKKEVPSSPPSTNGGSPSAAVTTLESSPDTQPRSVRTIRNELEAVLSLKKEGKPAPGISSQKQGVENGISTLQVRKSPPDLRKSPPDTTGSVVPKLLPAPAVDKDETDPKDHPAPAAGKVTEDLSSAPGSPNSSVSPPDPPQGPAEEPPAPSPSSPPVSPAQSPAPQPSSAVFQYKVHRAGTGPAELPLAPGSAEPPCPGSSARSPPATSGAGQEEEEVLIHPVTGERVERGSPMALLLAARQRAQRGRQAGDGALRARPPLRLSSASSDTTSSSFFRHESKPYSFTVVPRPSAAGAVGPGWSKPPSFSSSSEQGRDVRAVGEAQPPGPRRAAASSLLRGLLDSGQPAQPGPARQGVPREEENGDTALDFGIIPPPPEFSNETDEGPLPSREENRKCPSVPDSSRGSGEPRYFRWSGYSRSYGGSQEPAAPLALEKSWRNGDFTPQYPDYSSNTSFPSHGPNPRPLIKKRLYMSEPDSSYPRAAAAPRASGTLSSYGPGGFSSTAGEGSRRLGSAHRNGPSSAQGRRATADAAGKATAYGGTGADAKYKGQNGDFSPASVLAASRPVHGTSHYGPPSNTFTVRPGTRQPISYSYQSHR from the exons AACGCCCAAGAATCCCATGGGGTGGCTGTGCCAACGCCGTCCGTGCCAGAAGACTTTGAGGAAAAGGCAGCTCTTG GCTCTGGCTCGCAGCTCAATGGCAATTACCGGATGTACAGCTCGGTGGGGGACCTGCGCCCGCAGGCCCTCGACGGGGGTGACCTGGATGAAGATATCCCCCCACCGCCATCGGTGCCCCCTCCACcccccccagcagtgccaccccctCTAGCCTCGCCAGTCCCTCCACCCCCCGAAATGCTGCCACCGCCGCCACCCgagctggtgccacctccccctgccatggcagccccaccacctccctcctctgccctgtcCTCCCCCAGCACTCCAGCTCCTCCCGACTTCATCCCACCAGCCCCGCCGGGTGCCCGGGACCCCGCAGCTTTCACCCCCGGCATCTCCAAGTGGAAGTCGGAGACGGTGCTGAACACGAGGCAGGCGGACGCCGAGGGGCCGCTCTGCCCTGCCGAGGCCGGGCTGCccgcagcccccagccccaaggAGAGCCTGCAGCCCAAGCCCGAGCCCCACCTCACCTTCCCCAGGTCGTTCAAGGtgccgccgccggccccggcgCGCTCCTCGTCCATCCCGGTGCAGGAGGCCCAGCCCGGCCGGCAGCAGCCGGTCCCCAGGCAGCCTCACGCCCGGCCCCCCCTCCCGCCCTGCTTCACCATCAGACCCGCGGCCAAGGCACGGCTGGGAGAAGCCGAGCAGAGGAATTCGGGGCTCAGACAGGGCGTTGGGAAATCAGCTGTGCCCCCTCCGCTAAGCCCCAAGCCGGGCCCAGGGCTCAGCCAAGGGGTGAATGCTGCCGGCCGCCGCTCCCCACTGCCGGGCTCCGAGGGGGAGAAGATTCCCCAGCTGAAAACAGCCGGGACAGACTCCCCTCCAAAATCTGAACCTCTCACTGCCAACGACCTGGATCTCCCTCCTCCGGACTACCCGAGCTGTGAGGATGACTGGAAGGATGCCAACAACCTGAACAAGCTGCGGGACGAGCTCTCGGCGCTGCTGCGCTCCCCGCGCCGGGAGGAGAGGCCGCTGGACAGGCCGGGCGCTCCGCAGCCCCTGGACAGCGCTCCCAGCCGGGCTGGCAGCCGTGAGCCGGGGCCCAGCGAGCCCCAACTCGCCAGGAAGGACACAGGGTTATCCAGGGGAGGGGAGAGTGAGAAGAAAGAGGTGCCCAGCAGCCCCCCCAGCACCAATGGGGGCTCTCCCAGCGCTGCAGTCACCaccctggagagcagccctgacaCACAGCCCCGCAGTGTGAGGACGATCAGGAATGAGCTggaggctgtgctgtccctgaaGAAAGAGGGGAAACCTGCCCCGGGGATCAGCAGCCAGAAGCAGGGTGTGGAGAATGGCATCAGCACCCTGCAGGTGAGGAAGAGCCCCCCTGACCTGAGGAAGAGCCCCCCTGACACAACTGGCTCAGTGGTGCCAAaactgctcccagcccctgctgtggaCAAGGATGAGACAGATCCCAAGgaccatcctgctcctgctgctggcaaggTCACAGAGgacctgagctctgctcccgGATCCCCCAACAGCAGTGTGAGTCCCCCAGACCCACCTCAGGGACCGGCAGAGGagccccctgctcccagcccctcctcacccccGGTGTCCCCTGCACAGAGTCCGGCACCACAGCCCAGCTCGGCCGTGTTCCAGTACAAAGTGCACCGGGCTGGGACCGGCCCGGCCGAGCTGCCCCTTGCACCGGGCTCAGCTGAGCCCCCCTGCCCCGGGAGCTCAGCCAGGAGCCCCCCAGCCACCtcgggagcggggcaggaggaggaggaggtgctgaTCCACCCGGTGACGGGGGAGCGCGTGGAGCGGGGCTCGcccatggccctgctgctggcGGCCCGGCAGCGCGCCCAGCGGGGCCGCCAGGCCGGGGACGGGGCGCTGAGGGCCAGGCCGCCCCTGAGGCTCAGCAGTGCCTCGTCCGACAccacctccagcagcttcttccGCCACGAGTCCAAGCCCTACTCCTTCACTGTGGTGCCTCGGCCCTCGGCAGCCGGTGCCGTGGGCCCTGGCTGGAGCAAAcccccctccttctccagctcctcgGAGCAGGGCCGGGACGTGCGGGCGGTGGGCGAGGCGCAGCCCCCCGGGCCCCGGAGAGCCGCTGCCTCCAGCCTGCTGCGGGGCCTGCTGGACTCGGGGCAgccggcccagcccggcccagcccgccagggagtgcccagggaggaggagaacGGGGACACGGCGCTGGACTTCGGGATTATCCCCCCACCCCCTGAATTCAGCAACGAGACAGACGAGGGTCCCCTCCCGAGTCGGGAGGAGAACCGCAAgtgccccagtgtccctgaCAGCAGCCGGGGCTCGGGCGAGCCGCGCTACTTCAGGTGGTCTGGCTACAGCCGCAGCTACGGGGGCAGCCAGGAGCCGGCAGCTCCGCTGGCCTTGGAGAAGAGCTGGAGGAATGGCGACTTCACCCCCCAGTACCCGGATTACAGCAGCAACACGAGTTTCCCCAGCCACGGCCCCAACCCGCGCCCTCTGATCAAGAAGCGCTTGTACATGTCCGAGCCCGACAGCTCCTACCCCCGGGCAGCCGCCGCCCCCCGGGCCTCGGGCACCCTCTCCTCCTACGGCCCCGGGGGGTTCAGCTCCACGGCCGGGGAGGGTTCTCGCCGCCTGGGCTCTGCCCACAGGAATGGCCCCtccagtgcccagggcaggcgGGCGACCGCGGACGCTGCTGGCAAAGCCACGGCCTACGGCGGCACCGGGGCTGACGCCAAGTACAAGGGGCAGAACGGGGACTTCTCGCCCGCCAGcgtgctggcagccagcag GCCTGTCCACGGCACCTCGCACTACGGGCCCCCCTCCAACACCTTCACGGTCCGGCCCGGGACGCGCCAGCCCATCTCCTACAGCTACCAGAGCCACCGGTAg